In Fibrobacter sp. UWR2, the following are encoded in one genomic region:
- a CDS encoding transcription antitermination factor NusB has protein sequence MLTEREEAYRVLLLWQKEGTFIKESGIPPFAMEVALGVCRRHLYLQYFIKSLVKKMPSVEACTILEMGLFQMFFMDVPDYAAIDSCVELAKSANLGEGTVRLTNAVLRSARRAGMPELPSQRVRRVSIENSIPEWLVRRWFDVYGGDRAESIARSTLERPVEWIRVNLQKTSAPVLAEKNGVTGASILYDRFIEIPRDVGVKVLLALPEFSAGMFSFQNPSAYDVVKLLDAKPGMKVWDACAAPGGKTALLAEMDPTLDIHASDSSEFRLEKMQDLISRLGLTNVKLSHIDVLNAADTVVEETFDRILLDVPCSNMGVIARRPESVYRLTPESIAELSKLQYEILERAAEKLKPEGRLVYATCSPDPAETTQVINRFVKAHPEFVKVGDPMLPGSRDARLDGFFAQALERKKS, from the coding sequence TTGCTGACGGAACGTGAAGAGGCATACCGCGTTCTTCTGCTTTGGCAGAAGGAAGGAACTTTCATCAAGGAAAGCGGTATTCCTCCGTTTGCGATGGAAGTGGCGCTTGGCGTGTGCCGCCGCCACTTGTACCTGCAGTATTTCATCAAGTCGCTCGTGAAGAAAATGCCCTCGGTGGAAGCCTGTACCATCCTGGAAATGGGGCTCTTCCAGATGTTCTTCATGGATGTGCCGGACTATGCCGCCATCGATTCCTGCGTGGAACTTGCGAAGTCTGCTAACCTGGGCGAAGGAACAGTGCGCCTTACGAATGCGGTGTTGCGTTCTGCACGTAGGGCCGGCATGCCTGAACTCCCGTCTCAGCGCGTGCGCCGCGTGAGTATCGAGAATTCTATTCCCGAATGGCTGGTGCGCCGCTGGTTCGACGTTTATGGTGGTGACCGAGCCGAAAGCATTGCGCGTTCTACCCTGGAACGCCCTGTGGAGTGGATTCGCGTGAACCTGCAGAAGACAAGCGCTCCCGTGCTAGCCGAAAAGAATGGCGTTACGGGCGCGAGCATCCTCTACGACCGCTTTATCGAAATTCCTCGCGACGTGGGAGTGAAGGTCTTGCTTGCCTTGCCGGAATTCTCGGCGGGGATGTTCTCGTTCCAGAATCCTTCTGCATACGATGTCGTGAAACTCCTGGATGCAAAGCCGGGAATGAAAGTGTGGGATGCCTGTGCAGCGCCCGGCGGGAAGACTGCGCTGCTTGCGGAAATGGACCCGACGCTTGATATCCATGCGAGCGATTCGTCGGAATTCCGCCTTGAGAAAATGCAGGACTTGATAAGCCGCCTTGGGCTTACGAATGTGAAACTTTCTCACATTGACGTATTGAATGCGGCGGACACTGTTGTTGAAGAAACCTTCGATAGAATACTCCTCGACGTTCCCTGCAGCAACATGGGCGTGATTGCGCGTAGGCCCGAATCGGTTTACCGCCTGACGCCCGAATCGATTGCGGAACTTTCGAAACTGCAGTACGAAATTCTCGAACGCGCAGCCGAAAAACTCAAGCCCGAAGGTCGCTTGGTTTATGCCACGTGCAGCCCGGACCCGGCAGAAACGACGCAGGTCATTAACAGGTTTGTCAAGGCTCATCCTGAATTTGTGAAGGTCGGGGACCCGATGCTGCCCGGTAGCAGGGATGCCCGCCTGGATGGATTTTTTGCACAGGCACTGGAGCGAAAAAAATCATGA
- a CDS encoding A/G-specific adenine glycosylase: MDEKILKHLRDWFKENAANLPWRPTDIDAKRDPYAVWISETMLQQTQVSTVKDYFVRWMERFPDIETLAKASEEEVFRYWQGLGYYSRARNILKTGRIVAKAGGKFPQTRKELESLPGIGAYTAGAILSLALHKREAILDGNLVRIFSRFYALDFLPVGKAAETYWEYARMVADSPKAYMHNEALMELGRTICKSKVPECKACPLASGCRAYREGRAEEFPPKKKRIQKEWHGTALVIESADGKILAVSAGQAFLSGQLALPHFETQKNATAGIPLQAERYIDSDRVASVKDCGVFRHGITVHKIECRVLHIKLKYKATKSRFTWVSKYVARDVFANSFSLKALKLALD; the protein is encoded by the coding sequence ATGGACGAAAAAATCCTGAAGCATCTACGCGACTGGTTCAAGGAGAACGCAGCGAACCTCCCATGGAGGCCAACGGACATCGACGCGAAGCGTGACCCGTATGCAGTGTGGATCAGCGAGACAATGCTCCAGCAGACACAGGTCTCGACCGTAAAGGATTATTTTGTCCGCTGGATGGAACGTTTTCCTGACATAGAGACGCTAGCAAAGGCAAGCGAAGAAGAAGTATTCCGATACTGGCAGGGGCTTGGCTACTACAGCCGTGCACGGAACATATTGAAGACGGGGAGAATTGTCGCCAAGGCCGGAGGGAAATTCCCGCAAACCCGCAAGGAACTCGAATCGTTACCGGGAATAGGCGCATATACCGCAGGAGCAATCCTCAGCCTCGCATTACACAAGAGAGAAGCGATTCTGGACGGGAACCTGGTACGCATCTTTTCGAGGTTCTACGCCCTCGACTTTTTACCCGTCGGTAAAGCTGCGGAAACTTACTGGGAATATGCCCGCATGGTTGCGGATAGCCCGAAAGCCTACATGCACAACGAGGCCCTGATGGAACTCGGGCGCACCATCTGCAAGTCAAAGGTTCCTGAATGCAAGGCCTGCCCGCTGGCCAGCGGATGCCGCGCATATCGCGAAGGGCGTGCAGAAGAATTCCCTCCCAAAAAGAAACGCATACAAAAGGAGTGGCACGGCACGGCGCTTGTTATCGAAAGCGCCGACGGCAAGATCCTTGCCGTCTCCGCTGGCCAGGCATTCCTCAGCGGACAACTCGCCCTACCCCATTTCGAGACGCAAAAAAATGCGACCGCCGGCATTCCCCTGCAGGCCGAACGCTATATCGACAGCGACAGAGTCGCCTCCGTAAAAGATTGTGGAGTTTTCCGGCATGGGATTACCGTCCATAAAATCGAATGCAGAGTCCTGCACATCAAACTCAAATACAAAGCGACAAAGAGCCGCTTTACATGGGTTTCCAAGTATGTCGCAAGAGATGTTTTCGCCAACAGTTTCAGCCTCAAGGCATTGAAACTGGCACTAGATTAG
- a CDS encoding glycosyltransferase: MDNKKRTSSKLKATDTLDTRPHIFGRTVTSTFRKMFSFKHQPPGNLRTGMIPPIVFGALLVNIPTLLKLRSYLKQERSKRPADDVRILFYSDNLDETNGIANNLRNVIPYMRSHNMKAFLAGSAFNTRPCGVVESSYCILLPRLFSMEQLGYANSELAIPRVGPVLRLLKRYPVDLIELETPSPGAWLVCFCAKVAGIKVFSHYRTDVPTYTRTLVKAKWMYYFVLWLMKIFYGMTKPVVSPCKDYAEILTSQLKVPASQVQILPRGLPLEKFSPDLRGKGMWEKFNGSPSSAIQTGSARKVRFSFIGRISKEKNLEFLNGVWKKFAALHDDVELMYVGYGWYLEEIKKFYEGDNSVHFAGEQGGEALASLYADSDFFLFPSVTDTFGNVVVEAMATGTPALVSNYGGPHDIVMDNAAGRILPIDETAWLEALEECRRIYLEEPETYQEMRETAHERSLKYTMESSTKAQFDFFRKLKRKYYRF; encoded by the coding sequence ATGGATAACAAAAAGCGGACTTCTTCGAAACTCAAGGCTACGGACACCCTCGATACGCGCCCCCACATTTTCGGACGCACCGTCACGAGCACCTTTAGGAAGATGTTCAGTTTCAAGCACCAGCCTCCCGGAAACCTACGAACCGGCATGATTCCGCCAATCGTATTCGGGGCGCTTCTCGTGAACATTCCCACGCTTCTAAAACTGCGCAGTTACTTAAAGCAGGAACGCAGCAAACGTCCCGCCGACGATGTCCGCATCCTATTCTATTCCGACAACCTGGACGAGACAAACGGGATTGCCAACAACCTGAGGAACGTGATTCCCTACATGCGCTCCCACAACATGAAGGCTTTCCTTGCAGGAAGCGCCTTCAACACGCGCCCCTGCGGTGTCGTCGAGAGCAGCTATTGCATTCTGCTTCCGCGCCTTTTCAGCATGGAACAACTTGGATACGCGAACAGCGAACTCGCCATCCCACGTGTTGGCCCCGTACTCCGGTTGCTCAAGCGCTACCCAGTCGACCTAATCGAACTTGAGACACCAAGCCCCGGAGCCTGGCTCGTATGTTTCTGCGCGAAGGTCGCAGGCATCAAGGTCTTTAGCCACTACCGTACCGACGTGCCCACCTATACACGCACGCTCGTGAAGGCAAAGTGGATGTACTACTTCGTGCTTTGGCTCATGAAGATTTTCTACGGTATGACCAAGCCCGTCGTAAGTCCCTGCAAGGATTACGCAGAAATTCTCACCTCGCAACTAAAAGTCCCTGCAAGTCAAGTACAGATACTGCCGCGCGGCCTCCCGCTCGAGAAGTTCTCCCCTGACCTACGTGGCAAGGGCATGTGGGAAAAATTTAACGGATCTCCGTCCAGCGCCATACAGACAGGGTCTGCACGCAAGGTTCGTTTCTCGTTTATCGGCCGTATCTCGAAAGAAAAGAACCTGGAGTTCCTGAACGGCGTGTGGAAGAAGTTCGCCGCATTGCACGACGACGTGGAACTCATGTACGTAGGGTACGGCTGGTACCTCGAAGAAATCAAGAAATTCTACGAAGGCGATAACAGCGTGCACTTCGCAGGTGAGCAGGGCGGCGAAGCGCTCGCGAGCCTTTACGCCGATTCGGACTTCTTCCTGTTCCCAAGCGTCACCGACACCTTCGGGAATGTCGTAGTCGAAGCGATGGCGACAGGCACGCCCGCCCTGGTGAGCAATTACGGCGGTCCGCATGACATCGTGATGGACAATGCCGCAGGCCGCATTCTCCCCATTGACGAAACCGCCTGGCTCGAAGCACTCGAAGAATGCCGCCGCATATATCTCGAAGAACCGGAAACCTATCAGGAAATGCGAGAGACCGCCCACGAGCGCTCCCTCAAATACACGATGGAATCCTCCACCAAGGCTCAGTTCGATTTCTTCCGTAAGTTAAAGCGAAAATACTACAGGTTTTAA
- a CDS encoding glycosyltransferase → MTTASSSTRVRLTDILDKRTPIYGRHVTSTFRKYWAMKHKPPGNIRTCWIPPIIFGIWLLNIPGLIKLRFAMNKERKERDPDKVRVLFYSDLLDETNGIANNLRHIIPYMRSHGMEAGLAGIAFNTRPCGVVENGYCFLLPRFFSMELLGYANSELDIMRIGPVLRLLKRYPVDIIELETPSPGAWLVRLCAFVAGVKVLSHYRTDVPTYTKTLVKAKWMHVYVLWLMRIFYKMARPVISPCHDYVEILNKQLLVPRNQIVMLPRGIPLDQFDPSNANKGTWEKFGKKKTVKFMFCGRISKEKNIPFLNNVWMKFAARHNDVQLLFVGYGWYLDELKEIYRDHPEVLFSGEQGGETLAGLYADADFFVFPSTTDTFGNVVVEAMASGTPAVVSDFGGPKSIVSDEAHGFICPMDEDAWVNTLEKCYELKKNHPKDYSAMSERVYEKSRTYTLENASKAQFEYFRKLKKEAYGI, encoded by the coding sequence ATGACGACTGCGTCAAGTTCAACAAGGGTTAGACTGACCGACATTCTTGACAAACGTACACCCATCTATGGCAGGCATGTCACCAGTACGTTCCGCAAGTACTGGGCCATGAAGCACAAGCCTCCCGGAAATATCCGTACCTGCTGGATTCCGCCTATCATTTTCGGCATCTGGCTTTTAAACATTCCAGGACTCATAAAGCTCCGCTTCGCCATGAACAAGGAGCGAAAGGAACGCGACCCCGACAAGGTACGGGTGCTATTCTACAGCGACCTGCTCGACGAGACAAACGGCATTGCGAATAACCTACGCCATATCATTCCCTACATGCGCTCACACGGCATGGAAGCCGGACTTGCCGGTATAGCCTTCAACACGCGCCCCTGCGGTGTCGTCGAGAACGGGTACTGCTTTCTCTTGCCGCGTTTTTTTAGCATGGAACTACTCGGGTATGCGAATAGCGAACTCGACATCATGCGCATCGGGCCGGTACTGCGCCTGCTAAAGCGATACCCTGTCGACATTATCGAACTCGAGACCCCAAGCCCAGGCGCCTGGCTCGTACGGCTCTGTGCTTTCGTTGCCGGAGTAAAGGTTCTCAGCCACTACCGCACCGACGTACCCACCTACACCAAGACACTCGTGAAGGCCAAGTGGATGCATGTGTACGTGCTGTGGCTCATGAGAATCTTTTACAAGATGGCAAGACCCGTCATCAGCCCCTGTCACGACTATGTCGAGATTTTGAACAAGCAGCTCCTAGTCCCGCGCAACCAGATTGTAATGCTTCCGCGTGGGATTCCGCTCGATCAGTTCGATCCATCGAATGCGAACAAGGGCACCTGGGAAAAATTCGGTAAAAAAAAGACCGTAAAGTTCATGTTCTGCGGGCGCATTTCCAAAGAAAAGAACATTCCTTTCCTGAACAACGTATGGATGAAGTTTGCCGCAAGGCATAACGACGTACAGCTTTTGTTCGTCGGATACGGTTGGTACCTCGATGAGCTCAAGGAAATCTACCGAGACCATCCCGAAGTTCTCTTCTCCGGTGAGCAGGGCGGCGAGACTCTCGCGGGCCTCTATGCCGATGCGGACTTTTTCGTTTTCCCGAGCACGACGGACACCTTCGGCAACGTGGTCGTCGAAGCCATGGCGAGCGGCACCCCTGCCGTTGTCAGCGATTTTGGCGGACCCAAGAGCATCGTCTCCGACGAGGCACACGGATTCATTTGCCCCATGGACGAAGACGCCTGGGTCAATACTCTTGAGAAGTGCTACGAGCTCAAGAAGAACCACCCCAAGGATTACAGCGCCATGAGCGAGCGCGTTTACGAGAAGAGCCGCACCTACACCCTGGAAAACGCATCAAAAGCGCAATTCGAATACTTCCGAAAACTCAAGAAAGAAGCCTACGGCATTTGA
- the hisA gene encoding phosphoribosylformimino-5-aminoimidazole carboxamide ribotide isomerase encodes MTKFRPCIDLHDGKVKQIVGSSLNDSGVGLKTNFETDRSPAWFAELYKKDNIKGGHVIMLGKGNVDAAKAALSAYPGGLQVGGGITADNAKEYIDAGASHVIVTSWIFPEGKFDISRLERLVEVVGKEHLVLDLSCKRTSAPGEVPHWNIAINRWQTLIDVEITEETLTKLARYCDEFLVHAADVEGKQQGMDDDLIRFLAAHSPIPATYAGGAKTLEDLKHVKDISGGKVDLTIGSALDLFGGKGVKYDDCVKFNKG; translated from the coding sequence ATGACCAAGTTTCGCCCTTGTATAGACTTGCACGACGGCAAAGTCAAGCAGATTGTCGGAAGTTCCCTAAACGATAGCGGTGTGGGCCTCAAGACCAACTTCGAGACGGATCGTTCCCCTGCGTGGTTCGCAGAACTCTACAAGAAAGACAACATCAAGGGCGGGCACGTAATAATGCTCGGCAAGGGAAATGTCGATGCGGCAAAGGCCGCACTTTCGGCATACCCAGGCGGGCTCCAAGTGGGTGGAGGAATCACCGCGGACAATGCGAAGGAATACATCGACGCCGGCGCAAGCCACGTGATTGTCACGAGTTGGATTTTCCCCGAAGGTAAATTCGACATCAGCCGCCTGGAACGCCTTGTAGAAGTTGTCGGCAAGGAACACCTGGTTCTGGACCTCAGCTGCAAGCGCACCTCCGCACCAGGCGAAGTACCCCACTGGAATATCGCGATAAACCGCTGGCAGACGCTTATCGACGTCGAGATTACAGAAGAGACGCTTACCAAACTTGCCCGCTACTGCGACGAGTTCCTGGTACACGCAGCCGATGTCGAAGGCAAGCAGCAAGGAATGGACGATGACCTAATACGGTTCCTTGCCGCCCACAGCCCTATTCCCGCCACCTACGCAGGCGGTGCAAAAACACTAGAAGACCTAAAACACGTCAAAGATATTTCGGGCGGAAAAGTTGACCTCACCATCGGATCGGCACTTGACCTTTTCGGTGGGAAAGGAGTGAAGTATGACGACTGCGTCAAGTTCAACAAGGGTTAG